From Xiphophorus hellerii strain 12219 chromosome 9, Xiphophorus_hellerii-4.1, whole genome shotgun sequence, a single genomic window includes:
- the LOC116725853 gene encoding adhesion G-protein coupled receptor D2 isoform X2, which translates to MHWLYFPILSLLVCVQSWILALRVKRRSQPYDELYYKYIHRTLQWKDAEEQCKQLSGNLATVSNLAEYQQLNSFLKNQNISHRVWIARKILTRQKNSSKTLILDFSRRSDQMHAHLLRKFPSMSSLTVCTQLHFNLNTSGISTVFSYSINNFQLRANLTQGNPVQLALRTHGKQGPYVNAFEHDGSWHSVCVSWSQDDGSWALYTHGHVVSRGNGMNCSNDSISPDSFFIIGHGQNGSFESNDAFSGRITNLHIWDRVLSSCEILTMENECSTISSGLVFKWSEPLLEIEDQMWEESPCQGKFADFTVDLFNPLLDGTSWQNQTFIVKVFQKKMVHEDCGVFNPVTESCLLESCNSYERVVCQLKKAKPSLPKSPFFNKLSKYPNITQVMEELSINTSQNRDLTSLQQLTQAAVHTIEADGHHPLTSIDILHFAQLIDGIAVSTHSARTNSAEVMMSIATNYLKLANVMLEPQTATQWVGRTEDGVNTGPFTIIKSIDSLTEALADTLSVQQRGFTFSTKNIDVYLKWQKLSPESNSQVFKPSAVSSHRPRGGSHDELIIPESELQRLHKLGCKEVMLIHTHYSHLSEVVSAAEKSTETQLNTTESTLPGKLTSAVISATVRDVLKGQTVPVAVQYTLSSLQVTKYSQRVPPVCAFWNFSLLHSHGSGWSSDGCSVISVGSSDTSCLCNHTTNFAVLMNYMESKWSPEEELILTKLTFIGCGASLCALVVTLMLFTVLDIPKSDRTSIHKNLFIALICAQVILLCSGSAIHSKVACTLVAALLHLFFMAAFSWMLVEGLLLWSKVVAVNLSEDHHMKYYYLIGWGLPVLIVTITLASASGNYSADDYCWLSVQNGIIWGFVGPVIFIIMVNILVLTRVVIITVSTAKRRSIMLALGMSPAEQAYEQIRAAVKAVLVLLPILGLTWLFGVLVPFSIVMAYLFILLNSLQSHLYLSALCLRNRVTAPEPCFPVFSKN; encoded by the exons ATGCACTGGTTGTATTTCCCCATTTTATCTCTGCTT GTTTGCGTTCAAAGCTGGATATTAG CACTAAGAGTGAAAAGGAGAAGCCAGCCATATGACGAGTTGTACTACAAGTATATTCACCGTACCCTGCAATGGAAGGATGCAGAGGAACAATGCAAGCAGCTATCTGGCAACTTAGCCACTGTCTCCAACCTGGCAGAGTACCAACAGCTAAACAGCTTCTTAAAAAACCAGAATATCTCTCATCGTGTGTGGATTGCCAGGAAAATCCTAACACGTCAAAAAA ACTCTTCCAAGACACTGATTCTGGATTTCTCCAGGCGTTCGGACCAGATGCATGCTCACCTTCTGCGCAAGTTTCCCTCCATGAGCTCATTGACTGTTTGCACCCAACTCCACTTCAATCTAAACACCTCCGGAATTTCCACAGTCTTTTCTTATTCCATTAATAACTTCCAACTCCGAGCAAATCTGACCCAGGGAAACCCTGTTCAGTTGGCTCTGCGGACACACGGCAAACAAGGGCCTTACGTCAACGCTTTCGAACATGACGGCTCCTGgcactctgtgtgtgtttcttggAGCCAGGATGACGGAAGCTGGGCCCTGTACACTCACGGCCACGTGGTTTCAAGGGGGAATGGCATGAATTGTAGTAATGACAGCATTAGCCCAGATAGCTTCTTCATTATCGGTCATGGGCAGAACGGCTCTTTTGAGTCAAATGATGCATTCTCAGGGAGAATAACCAATCTGCACATTTGGGATCGGGTTTTGAGCAGCTGTGAAATACTCACCATGGAAAATGAGTGTTCAACCATCTCCTCTGGGCTGGTGTTTAAGTGGAGTGAGCCATTACTGGAAATAGAGGACCAGATGTGGGAGGAAAGCCCGTGTCAAG GGAAATTTGCTGATTTCACTGTGGATTTATTTAATCCGTTGTTGGATGGGACTTCTTGGCAAAACCAAACTTTCATTGTCAAAGTTTTCCAGAAAAAGATGGTCCATGAAGATTGTGGAGTGTTTAACCCAGTTACAGAGAGCTGTCTCTTAGAGAGTTGCAACTCATACGAGAGAGTTGTCTGTCAATTAAAGAAGG CAAAGCCCAGTTTGCCAAAGTCTCcttttttcaataaattgaGCAAATATCCAAACATCACGCAG GTAATGGAGGAGCTAAGCATCAACACCTCCCAAAACAGAGATTTGACCTCCCTGCAGCAGCTGACTCAGGCGGCTGTGCATACAATAGAGGCTGATGGCCATCACCCCTTAACCTCAATTGACATCCTCCACTTCGCTCAGTTGATTGATGGCATTGCAGTCAGCACCCACTCTGCAAGAACCAATTCAGCAGAGGTCATGATGTCCATTGCTACAAACTATTTAAAGCTAGCAAATGTGATGCTTGAGCCGCAAACAGCTACGCAGTGGGTTGGTCGGACTGAGGATGGG GTCAACACTGGACCATTTACAATTATCAAGAGCATTGATAGTCTCACCGAAGCTCTTGCAGACACACTGTCTGTGCAGCAAAGGGGCTTCACTTTCTCTACTAAAAACATAG ATGTGTACCTGAAGTGGCAAAAACTTTCTCCCGAGAGCAACAGTCAGGTCTTCAAGCCATCTGCAGTCTCCTCTCACAGGCCCAGAGGAGGTAGTCACGATGAGCTGATTATCCCAGAGTCTGAACTACAGCGGTTACATAAATTAG GATGTAAAGAAGTGATGCTTATTCATACCCACTACAGCCACCTCAGTGAGGTTGTGTCTGCAGCAGAGAAATCTACAGAGACTCAGCTAAACACAACAGAGAG TACTCTTCCAGGCAAACTAACCTCTGCTGTCATATCGGCGACTGTCAGAGATGTCTTGAAGGGCCAAACCGTCCCTGTGGCTGTCCAGTACACCCTTTCATCTTTACAAGTG ACAAAGTATTCCCAGAGAGTTCCTCCTGTTTGCGCATTTTGGAATTTCAGCCTGCT GCATAGTCACGGGAGTGGCTGGTCCAGTGATGGCTGCTCCGTGATCTCTGTTGGCTCTAGTGATACTTCATGTCTGTGTAACCACACAACCAACTTTGCAGTCCTGATGAATTACATGGAATCTAAG TGGAGTCCTGAAGAAGAGCTTATTTTGACCAAGCTTACGTTCATCGGCTGTGGGGCATCTCTCTGCGCACTGGTTGTGACCTTGATGCTCTTCACTGTCCTGGA CATCCCTAAATCAGACAGGACCTCCATCCATAAAAACCTGTTTATAGCTCTGATCTGTGCCCAGGtgattctgctctgcagtgGCTCCGCCATACACAGCAAG GTGGCATGCACACTTGTTGCTGCGCTGCTCCATCTTTTCTTCATGGCAGCATTCagttggatgctggttgaagGACTGCTGCTCTGGAGCAAAGTAGTTGCAGTCAATCTCAGCGAGGATCATCACATGAAGTATTACTATCTCATCGGTTGGG GTCTTCCTGTGCTGATCGTCACCATCACTCTTGCATCAGCCTCAGGCAACTACTCAGCTGATGACTACTGTTGGCTCAGTGTCCAAAATGGCATCATCTGGGGATTTGTTGGTCCGGTCATCTTCATCATAATG GTCAATATCTTGGTTCTGACCAGGGTGGTAATCATCACCGTCTCTACAGCAAAGAGAAGGTCCATCATGCTCGCCTTGGGCATGAGTCCTGCTGAGCAAGCCTATGAGCAGATCAG GGCTGCAGTGAAAGCGGTGTTGGTGTTGCTGCCAATCCTTGGACTGACATGGCTCTTTGGCGTTTTGGTACCATTTTCCATCGTCATGGCCTACCTCTTCATTCTTCTCAATTCCCTACAG